In the Paramisgurnus dabryanus chromosome 5, PD_genome_1.1, whole genome shotgun sequence genome, one interval contains:
- the LOC135774361 gene encoding N-acylethanolamine-hydrolyzing acid amidase-like, translated as MKLQIFPLLTYFCVSTASFAPPVVNISLDVPADQRWAPLKNLYDVDFLKKAAAEVIDTTVPKWVHDAVKPIVRALEKYIPQPYAEEIRGMASIYGSDISDIVLLNFAYEVSAFCTSIVTQDIKGNIYHGRNLDYPHSVLKNLTLDVLFIKNGQLAYRGTTFVGYVGLWTGQSDNKFTVSGNQRDKGHWWENVISALLKRSPVSWLVRETLEEAEDFQNAVMRLGKVPIIADVYYIVGGVRPGEGVVITRDRTGSADIWPLDPLNENWYRVETNFDHWLPSEDDRRNTAMKALNTTGQDHIDMNSLYQVLSVNPVCRSHTVYTTVMSAAAPGKYTTRVRDTCKNSSIS; from the exons ATGAAGCTTCAGATATTTCCACTGTTGACTTATTTCTGCGTATCGACAGCAAGTTTTGCTCCTCCAGTGGTGAACATCAGTCTGGATGTGCCTGCAGATCAGAGATGGGCTCCTCTAAAAAACCTCTATGACGttgactttttaaaaaaagcagcAGCTGAAGTGATCGA CACAACTGTTCCCAAATGGGTTCATGATGCTGTTAAACCTATAGTGAGAGCTCTTGAGAAATACATCCCGCAACCATATGCTGAAGAAATACGGGGCATGGCATCAATCTACGGAAGTGACATTTCAGATATTGTGCTTTTAAACTTTGCTTATGAAGTGTCTGC GTTTTGCACCAGTATTGTCACTCAGGATATAAAGGGAAATATATACCATGGCAGAAACCTGGATTATCCCCACAGTGTGTTAAAAAATCTAACTCTGGACgttctttttattaaaaatggaCAG TTGGCATACAGGGGGACCACATTTGTTGGCTATGTTGGATTGTGGACAGGACAGAGTGACAACAAGTTTACAGTGTCTGGCAATCAGCGCG ATAAGGGACATTGGTGGGAGAATGTAATTTCAGCTTTATTAAAAAGATCTCCGGTTAGCTGGCTAGTACGAGAG ACTCTTGAAGAAGCTGAAGATTTTCAGAATGCAGTCATGAGACTTGGAAAGGTACCAATCATAGCAGATGTGTATTACATTGTGGGAGGAGTTCGTCCTGGTGAGGGCGTGGTCATTACCAGAGACCGGACCGGATCAGCAGATATCTGGCCTCTGGATCCACTCAATGAAAA TTGGTATCGCGTCGAAACAAATTTTGACCATTGGCTGCCTAGTGAAGACGATCGAAG AAACACAGCCATGAAAGCGTTGAACACTACTGGCCAAGACCACATAGATATGAATTCTCTGTATCAG GTTTTGTCCGTGAATCCAGTATGTAGAAG CCATACAGTTTACACAACAGTCATGAGCGCAGCTGCACCCGGAAAATACACTACACGCGTCAGAGAC ACGTGTAAAAACAGCTCAATCAGCTAA
- the LOC135774362 gene encoding flavin reductase (NADPH)-like: MKIAVLGATGQTGQQLVFQALQQGHTVTAIVRNPAKLTVTHDNLKVVEADIFSEDGLKPHFKGQDAVLSCLGFPISFLYGVTGYTQSMKAAINAMRDVKVNRIITMTSWYTDPNSGTNASYFIRFMLLPMIRSVLSNMYEMETFLTQTDDINWTVVRPPGLKNIPTTANEFLTHEGYYVPDENGLPIGQTVSRGDVARFMLSLLNNNAWMKKAVAIITK; the protein is encoded by the exons ATGAAGATCGCTGTGCTTGGTGCAACAGGTCAAACAGGACAGCAGCTGGTATTTCAGGCTTTACAACAAGGACACACTGTCACAGCCATTGTCAGAAACCCTGCAAAACTCACTGTAACACATGACAATCTCAAG GTTGTTGAAGCAGACATTTTTTCGGAAGATGGTCTAAAACCGCACTTCAAAGGTCAGGATGCTGTGCTATCCTGTCTTGGCTTTCCAATCTCATTTTTGTATGGAGTCACCGGCTACACCCAATCTATGAAGGCAGCAATAAATGCAATGCGTGATGTCAAAGTTAATCGAATCATCACCATGACATCATGGTACACTGATC CTAATTCAGGTACCAATGCTTCCTATTTTATCCGCTTCATGTTGCTACCGATGATTAGAAGTGTCCTGAGCAACATGTATGAAATGGAAACCTTTCTGACCCAGACAGATGACATCAACTGGACTGTTGTCAGGCCTCCAGGTCTCAAAAACATACCAACAACAG CCAATGAGTTTCTAACTCACGAAGGTTACTATGTCCCTGATGAAAATGGTCTTCCTATTGGCCAGACTGTGTCGAGGGGAGATGTGGCACGCTTCATGCTCTCGCTACTCAACAACAATGCTTGGATGAAGAAGGCTGTCGCTATCATCACCAAATGA